One Spiroplasma sp. NBRC 100390 DNA window includes the following coding sequences:
- the rnjA gene encoding ribonuclease J1, with product MNEENKEINKNKTTTTKPASIVPKTTTQNIIKNKFPTKVFALGGLEEVGKNTYCIEHDEELIMLDAGVKFPSSTMLGVDAVIPNYNYLKENQRKIKALFITHGHEDHIGGIPYLLREVTIPIIYAPRLAAALIRDRLKEAKLEQTTIVKEVDNMSVIKTKNFKINFFAVNHSIPDAFGISVMTPNGKVVSTGDYKFDWTPLGHRSDIERMANMGQEGVMLLMADSTNAEVEGYTQTETKIIKNIAELFVKAKGRILISTFASNVHRIQHIVEIANKYGRKILVFGRSLDRIIKIIRQMGHLKISDKAFIKANDAKNYKDNEILIICTGSQGEPMAALSRIANNQHQHISIIPGDTVIFSSSPIPGNQADVERVINKLVRAGAIVQENSPLNQIHTSGHASQEEQKLLFTLLKPKYFMPMHGDYRMLRQHGETATSVNVPKENVFICANGDQIELLNGTGAIGKRIEAEAVYVDGKDLSGQTTAVVRDREILSKDGLIAVVISIDSQNNQLLTPPRIISRGSFYVKESGNIINESIRLATEAVNEVLKTQKPTFGALKNAIKQSLSPFIYRYKRRNPLIIPVILNKK from the coding sequence ATGAATGAAGAAAACAAAGAGATAAATAAAAATAAAACAACAACTACAAAACCAGCTAGTATAGTACCAAAAACAACAACACAAAATATTATTAAAAATAAATTTCCAACAAAAGTCTTTGCCTTAGGAGGTTTAGAAGAAGTTGGTAAAAATACATACTGTATTGAGCATGATGAAGAATTAATTATGCTTGATGCTGGAGTTAAATTCCCTAGTTCAACAATGCTTGGAGTAGACGCTGTTATTCCAAATTACAATTATTTAAAAGAAAATCAACGAAAAATAAAAGCTCTATTTATTACTCATGGGCATGAAGACCATATTGGAGGAATTCCATACTTGTTAAGAGAAGTAACAATTCCAATCATTTATGCCCCTCGATTAGCTGCTGCTTTGATTCGTGATCGATTAAAAGAAGCAAAATTAGAACAAACCACTATTGTTAAAGAAGTTGACAATATGAGTGTTATTAAAACTAAAAACTTTAAAATTAACTTTTTTGCTGTTAACCATAGTATTCCTGATGCCTTTGGAATTTCAGTTATGACACCAAATGGCAAAGTAGTATCAACAGGAGACTATAAATTTGACTGAACACCATTAGGACATCGTTCTGACATTGAACGAATGGCAAATATGGGGCAAGAAGGTGTTATGTTATTGATGGCAGACAGTACAAATGCGGAAGTTGAGGGATATACTCAAACTGAAACAAAAATTATTAAAAATATTGCAGAATTATTTGTAAAAGCAAAAGGACGAATCTTGATTTCAACATTTGCTTCAAATGTTCACCGAATTCAACATATTGTTGAAATTGCTAATAAATATGGTCGTAAAATTTTAGTTTTTGGAAGAAGTTTAGACCGAATTATTAAAATTATCCGTCAAATGGGACATTTAAAAATTTCTGATAAAGCCTTTATTAAAGCTAATGATGCTAAAAACTATAAGGATAACGAGATTTTAATTATTTGTACCGGAAGTCAGGGAGAACCAATGGCTGCTTTATCACGAATTGCTAATAATCAGCATCAACATATTTCAATTATTCCTGGTGATACTGTTATTTTCTCATCATCACCAATTCCTGGTAACCAAGCCGATGTTGAACGCGTTATTAACAAATTGGTTCGTGCTGGGGCAATTGTCCAAGAAAATAGTCCTCTGAACCAAATTCATACTTCAGGGCATGCTTCGCAAGAAGAACAAAAATTATTATTTACATTATTAAAACCAAAATACTTTATGCCAATGCATGGAGATTATCGTATGTTACGTCAACACGGTGAAACAGCAACTAGTGTTAATGTTCCAAAAGAAAACGTCTTTATTTGTGCTAATGGTGATCAAATTGAATTGTTAAACGGTACCGGAGCGATTGGAAAACGAATTGAAGCCGAAGCAGTTTATGTTGATGGAAAAGATTTATCTGGTCAAACAACTGCTGTTGTTCGTGACCGTGAAATTTTATCAAAAGATGGTTTAATTGCTGTTGTTATTTCAATTGATTCACAAAATAACCAGTTATTAACACCACCTCGTATTATTTCACGAGGAAGTTTCTATGTTAAAGAATCAGGAAATATTATCAATGAATCAATTCGATTAGCAACTGAAGCAGTTAATGAAGTTTTAAAAACTCAAAAGCCAACTTTTGGTGCTCTTAAAAATGCAATTAAACAATCACTATCGCCATTTATTTACCGTTATAAACGTCGTAATCCGCTAATTATCCCTGTAATTTTAAATAAAAAATAA
- a CDS encoding BMP family ABC transporter substrate-binding protein, with the protein MALQIVIPSAGFLTACLKKYHYMNNIWVISSGTINDKSFNQSAWEGASKYLVSQGGQPVLSNWQNSKIRASYFEPVGLTPAEFKAAYITASIAGAKTLILPGFIHGNTIGWASTLANNVIFIDGSGQNIHKNMEQKGSLADNIVGILFQKEIAGFLAGFVTAMWLNLHQTEFNGQLRIGTYGGMDNPIGVSNYLWGFLLSADIFNEIINNNSVYPNLHELKQDILTLLQGINPALTVLQPIRKAQTVLNKNESWFSQSFNQGDGKVISDYLISKKANVIFPVAGPQTQDTIDRIKYNEANTKVVGVDTAQSEIYGDQYIITSGLLNIAQATEDALTNIYSSACGYQANSKTWDNSKATNNCWINTDQSSSTNANWLGVEKTKWIDNKIISYINKDQKLMKLATAVGAVYSKINQLHFVDTLALTYETQQTLKKAVLLMLEHGLK; encoded by the coding sequence ATGGCACTGCAAATAGTTATTCCTTCGGCGGGTTTTTTAACAGCTTGTTTAAAAAAATACCATTACATGAATAATATTTGAGTTATTAGCAGTGGTACCATTAATGATAAGTCTTTTAATCAATCAGCATGAGAAGGAGCAAGTAAATATCTTGTTTCACAAGGAGGACAGCCAGTTTTATCAAATTGACAAAATAGTAAGATTCGTGCCAGTTATTTTGAACCAGTAGGGTTAACACCAGCTGAATTTAAAGCAGCTTATATTACAGCAAGTATTGCTGGGGCAAAAACATTAATTTTACCAGGATTTATTCATGGGAATACAATTGGTTGAGCATCAACCCTTGCTAATAATGTAATTTTTATTGATGGTAGTGGTCAAAATATTCATAAAAATATGGAACAAAAAGGATCTTTAGCAGATAACATTGTTGGAATTTTATTTCAAAAAGAAATTGCTGGTTTTTTAGCTGGGTTTGTTACAGCAATGTGACTTAATTTGCATCAAACAGAATTTAATGGTCAGTTACGGATTGGAACTTATGGTGGGATGGATAATCCAATTGGGGTTTCAAATTATTTATGAGGATTTTTATTATCAGCAGATATTTTTAACGAAATAATTAATAATAATAGTGTTTATCCTAATTTACACGAGTTAAAACAAGACATTTTAACTCTTTTACAAGGAATCAATCCAGCATTAACAGTATTACAACCGATTCGTAAAGCACAAACAGTATTAAACAAAAACGAATCATGGTTTTCACAATCATTTAATCAGGGAGATGGAAAGGTTATTTCAGATTATTTAATTAGTAAAAAAGCTAATGTTATTTTTCCCGTCGCAGGACCACAGACTCAAGATACAATTGATCGAATTAAATATAACGAAGCAAATACAAAGGTGGTTGGTGTTGATACGGCACAATCCGAAATTTATGGTGACCAATACATTATTACGAGTGGTTTATTAAATATTGCCCAAGCAACAGAAGACGCTTTAACAAATATTTACTCATCAGCGTGTGGTTATCAAGCAAATAGTAAAACATGAGATAATAGTAAAGCAACTAATAACTGTTGAATTAATACTGATCAATCATCAAGCACAAATGCTAATTGGTTGGGTGTTGAAAAGACAAAATGAATTGATAATAAGATTATTAGTTACATTAATAAAGACCAAAAGTTAATGAAATTAGCAACAGCGGTGGGAGCAGTTTATAGTAAGATAAACCAATTACATTTTGTTGATACGTTAGCTTTAACATATGAAACCCAACAAACCCTTAAAAAAGCGGTACTATTGATGTTAGAACATGGTTTGAAATAA
- the argS gene encoding arginine--tRNA ligase translates to MNTNVKLIEDLLQQYLKAHNLTKEVMIEKPRQEGFGHLSTNLALLLAKDLKKAPNKIAEEIIAFIEKNNKTYFKKIEIAGAGFINFTLADEQLHQVINDVLKLQAKYGHSAPKDFIYNLEIVSANPTGFLHIGHARNGAIGDSVARILRAAGYKVQTEYYVNDAGNQINNLAVTVFVSYLNLLGKKTELPPEAYRGDMYDEVAQYFVDNYQDKFIDLTFNEDYKLSDSEVHELFRKKSVDLFLDIIKEQLKLFRVDIEYYSSEASMYEGGKIQGTLDQYAKLNKTYQQDGALWLKTTDFGDDKDRVLVKSNGDLTYITPDLAAHNERLMRTKADKLVNFWGGDHHGYIIRMLAGLQLLGYKKDILDIDMIQMVRLIKDGAEYKMSKRKGTAVWLIDLIEEIGVDPIRYMLVSKSAQSHMDLDIGVLKEHSSKNPVYYAQYATARCNSVLQQAKVNDIKIDNVKTFELLTSQKELDLLNDIDLFNRCVEGAAKLRQPHLICDYLQNIARQFHSYYNESKVINLDNLELTKQRLVFIKVIYQILANAFNLLGVNVIEQM, encoded by the coding sequence ATGAATACGAATGTTAAACTGATTGAAGATCTTTTGCAGCAATATTTAAAGGCACACAATTTAACCAAAGAAGTAATGATTGAAAAACCACGACAAGAAGGTTTTGGGCATTTATCAACAAATTTAGCTTTATTATTAGCTAAAGATTTAAAAAAAGCGCCAAATAAAATTGCCGAAGAAATTATTGCTTTTATTGAAAAAAATAATAAGACATATTTTAAAAAAATTGAAATTGCTGGAGCAGGATTTATTAATTTTACGCTAGCTGATGAACAATTACATCAAGTTATTAATGATGTTTTAAAGTTACAAGCAAAATATGGACATTCAGCACCAAAAGATTTTATTTATAATTTAGAAATTGTATCAGCAAACCCAACCGGTTTTTTACATATTGGTCATGCACGGAATGGAGCTATTGGGGATAGTGTTGCGCGTATTTTACGTGCGGCGGGATATAAAGTTCAAACTGAATATTATGTTAATGATGCTGGTAATCAAATTAATAATTTAGCCGTAACTGTTTTTGTTAGTTATTTAAATTTATTAGGGAAAAAAACTGAATTACCACCAGAAGCATACCGTGGTGATATGTATGATGAAGTAGCACAATATTTTGTGGATAATTATCAAGATAAATTTATTGATTTAACTTTTAATGAGGATTATAAACTTAGTGATTCAGAGGTGCACGAATTGTTTCGCAAAAAATCGGTTGATTTATTTTTAGATATTATCAAAGAACAATTAAAATTATTTCGGGTTGATATTGAATATTATTCATCAGAAGCCTCAATGTATGAAGGCGGTAAAATTCAAGGAACATTAGACCAATATGCCAAATTAAATAAAACGTATCAACAAGATGGCGCTTTATGATTAAAGACTACTGATTTTGGTGATGATAAAGATCGTGTTTTAGTTAAATCAAATGGTGATTTAACATATATTACACCAGATTTAGCTGCACATAATGAACGTTTAATGCGAACAAAAGCCGATAAATTAGTTAATTTTTGAGGCGGTGATCACCATGGGTACATTATTCGAATGTTGGCGGGTTTACAATTATTAGGTTATAAAAAAGATATCTTAGATATTGATATGATTCAAATGGTGCGATTAATTAAAGACGGTGCTGAATATAAAATGAGTAAGCGAAAAGGAACGGCAGTTTGATTAATTGATTTAATTGAAGAAATTGGGGTTGATCCAATTCGTTATATGTTAGTTTCAAAAAGTGCACAAAGTCATATGGATTTAGATATTGGTGTTTTAAAAGAGCATTCATCAAAAAACCCCGTTTATTATGCACAATATGCAACAGCGCGTTGCAATAGTGTTTTACAACAAGCCAAAGTTAATGATATTAAAATTGATAATGTTAAAACTTTTGAGTTATTAACTTCACAAAAAGAATTAGATCTTTTAAATGATATTGATTTATTTAATCGTTGTGTTGAAGGGGCGGCAAAGTTGCGCCAACCGCATTTAATTTGTGATTATTTACAAAATATTGCACGTCAGTTCCATTCGTATTATAATGAATCAAAAGTTATTAATTTAGATAACTTAGAATTAACAAAACAACGTTTAGTTTTTATTAAAGTAATTTATCAAATCTTAGCAAATGCCTTTAATTTATTAGGGGTTAATGTTATTGAACAGATGTAA
- the rsmD gene encoding 16S rRNA (guanine(966)-N(2))-methyltransferase RsmD produces the protein MRSMRVISGKYKGYQIKTLEGMNTRPMTARVKEDMFNILDNYFIYENKTGLDIFAGSGQLGIEGLSRGLQQCFFNDFHQGAYQIITTNLQNLKIVNGKVLNYDYNVLLNWMFQNQIAIDILFLDPPFKQIQYYYDIITTILKNNIINNYGIIVCESNQELSFAQFDLVMLRYKRYKKKYLYILRLEKGEN, from the coding sequence ATTAGAAGTATGCGTGTAATTAGTGGAAAGTATAAGGGTTATCAAATTAAAACTTTAGAAGGAATGAACACCCGCCCAATGACTGCCCGAGTGAAAGAAGATATGTTTAATATTTTAGATAACTATTTTATCTATGAAAATAAAACTGGTTTAGATATTTTTGCTGGTAGTGGTCAATTGGGAATTGAAGGATTATCACGCGGATTACAACAATGTTTTTTTAATGATTTCCATCAAGGTGCTTATCAAATAATTACAACTAATCTTCAAAATCTAAAAATTGTGAATGGAAAAGTATTAAATTATGATTATAATGTGTTATTAAATTGAATGTTTCAAAATCAAATAGCGATTGATATTTTATTTTTGGACCCACCTTTTAAGCAAATTCAATATTATTATGATATTATTACTACAATATTGAAAAACAATATTATAAATAACTATGGAATAATAGTTTGTGAATCAAATCAAGAACTATCATTTGCTCAATTTGACTTAGTGATGTTACGTTACAAAAGATATAAAAAAAAGTATTTATATATACTACGTTTAGAAAAAGGAGAAAATTAG
- the def gene encoding peptide deformylase, with protein sequence MLQNEIPNKDWLVFDDTPSIRQSSNDVLFPLSPENELVMQKLIDFVRYSQDLQKNDKQTIRPAVGLAAPQIGHNIKMYYIRIEDTDDETGTKKVIEHAMINPTIIGKSVQLACIEEGEGCLSVDGDKEGFVPRSFRIIIDGYDYLKQQQVTITVRSYEAIVFQHEQEHLEGKLYYDLINKKNPWLKNSDWIIL encoded by the coding sequence GTGTTACAAAATGAAATTCCAAATAAGGATTGATTAGTATTTGATGATACACCATCAATTCGACAATCATCAAATGATGTTTTGTTTCCATTATCGCCCGAAAATGAACTTGTTATGCAAAAATTAATTGATTTTGTGCGTTATTCACAAGATTTACAAAAAAATGATAAACAAACAATTAGACCTGCAGTTGGCCTTGCCGCCCCACAAATTGGTCATAATATTAAGATGTATTATATTAGAATTGAAGATACTGATGATGAAACTGGAACCAAAAAAGTAATTGAACATGCAATGATTAATCCAACAATTATTGGCAAAAGCGTACAATTGGCTTGTATTGAAGAGGGCGAAGGTTGTTTAAGTGTTGATGGTGATAAAGAAGGCTTTGTTCCACGTAGTTTTCGAATTATCATTGATGGATATGACTATCTAAAACAACAACAAGTAACAATTACCGTTCGAAGTTATGAAGCAATTGTTTTTCAACATGAACAAGAACATTTAGAGGGTAAATTATATTATGATTTAATTAATAAAAAAAATCCTTGATTAAAAAATTCGGATTGAATTATTCTATAA
- the gmk gene encoding guanylate kinase: MQKRGFLIIFSGPSGVGKGTICQELFKYEELNLAYSVSMTTREKRPDEIDGVNYFFVDRPTFENAIKNDELLEYAEFVGNYYGTPKSYCIEQIEKGKNVLLEIEVQGATQVLEKITDAVSIFLIPPSLDELEKRIRGRKSEPESVLQARLAKAADELPLQSNYNYVVVNNTVEQAVAEIKTILEQEIANRL; encoded by the coding sequence GTGCAAAAAAGGGGTTTTTTAATTATCTTCTCTGGCCCATCGGGAGTTGGGAAAGGAACAATTTGCCAGGAACTGTTTAAATATGAAGAATTAAATTTAGCTTATTCAGTTTCAATGACAACAAGAGAAAAGAGGCCAGATGAAATTGATGGCGTAAATTATTTTTTTGTTGATCGACCAACCTTTGAAAATGCAATTAAAAATGATGAACTATTAGAATATGCAGAATTTGTTGGGAATTATTATGGAACACCAAAATCATATTGTATTGAACAAATTGAAAAAGGGAAAAATGTTTTATTAGAAATTGAAGTTCAAGGAGCAACACAAGTATTAGAAAAAATTACTGATGCAGTTTCAATTTTTTTAATTCCGCCAAGTTTAGATGAATTAGAGAAGCGGATTCGTGGACGAAAAAGTGAGCCCGAATCTGTTCTTCAAGCCCGATTAGCAAAAGCAGCTGATGAACTTCCGCTACAAAGTAATTATAATTATGTTGTTGTGAATAATACCGTTGAACAAGCAGTGGCAGAAATTAAAACAATTTTAGAGCAAGAAATTGCTAATCGTTTATAA
- the rsmB gene encoding 16S rRNA (cytosine(967)-C(5))-methyltransferase RsmB — MRARELAWDILWKVFAKNKFSNHLLAKTIELNASFTDQDKTLIYRIVYGTLKNKLYLEYIANQFIDNRKTNQKLQVILWMSIYQFRFLDRIPNYAIVNEAVNIGKKLNSKYAGFVNATLKRIFESSDDIFEINLADETKKLSIKYSFPSSLYLILRNEYNEEIARKVMEDNLTIPKLAFRVNTLKITQDELLTKYADYNLTKSVVSPVGVIAEKPVINSAMFQEGLIFIQDEMSMRIAEVLDPQETDRVLDMCSAPGGKTTHLSQLMNNKGIIDAYDISEKKLNLIKTNAQRLGITNIYPHLLDARKINSSVQYDKILCDAPCSGLGVIKRKPEIKYHSFTSEKLANLVEIQEQLLEKAYELLKPGGILVYSTCTFEVYENSLQIRNFLAKYNDLEIITTEQIFGYENNTDGFYYCKIRKKDK, encoded by the coding sequence ATGCGAGCAAGAGAATTAGCCTGAGATATTCTGTGGAAGGTTTTTGCAAAAAATAAATTTAGTAATCATTTATTAGCAAAAACAATTGAACTAAACGCCAGTTTTACTGATCAGGATAAAACCTTAATTTATCGAATTGTTTATGGCACTCTTAAAAACAAATTATATTTAGAATATATTGCTAATCAATTTATTGATAATAGAAAAACTAATCAAAAACTACAAGTCATCTTATGAATGAGCATTTATCAATTTCGTTTCTTGGATCGCATTCCAAACTATGCTATTGTTAATGAAGCAGTTAACATTGGAAAAAAACTTAATTCAAAATATGCGGGGTTTGTTAATGCTACTTTAAAAAGGATTTTTGAAAGCAGTGATGATATTTTTGAAATCAACCTTGCTGATGAAACAAAAAAATTAAGTATTAAATATAGTTTTCCGTCGTCATTATACTTAATTCTTCGAAATGAATATAATGAAGAGATTGCGCGAAAAGTTATGGAAGATAATTTAACAATTCCAAAACTTGCTTTTCGTGTTAATACTTTAAAAATTACACAAGATGAATTATTAACAAAATATGCTGATTATAATTTAACAAAAAGTGTGGTTTCACCAGTTGGAGTTATTGCTGAAAAACCGGTTATTAATTCCGCAATGTTTCAAGAGGGTTTAATTTTTATTCAAGATGAAATGAGTATGCGAATTGCAGAAGTCTTAGATCCCCAAGAAACTGATCGTGTCTTAGATATGTGTAGTGCTCCTGGTGGTAAAACAACACATTTAAGTCAGTTAATGAATAATAAAGGTATTATTGATGCATATGATATCAGTGAAAAGAAACTTAATTTAATTAAAACTAATGCCCAACGATTAGGGATTACTAATATTTATCCGCATTTATTAGATGCTAGAAAAATTAATTCATCGGTTCAATATGATAAAATTTTATGTGACGCACCATGTAGTGGTCTTGGTGTTATTAAACGAAAACCAGAAATTAAATATCATTCTTTTACAAGTGAGAAGTTAGCTAATTTAGTAGAAATCCAAGAACAATTGTTAGAGAAAGCTTATGAATTATTAAAACCAGGAGGTATTTTAGTTTATTCTACTTGTACATTTGAAGTATATGAAAACAGTTTACAAATTAGAAATTTTTTAGCAAAATATAATGATCTTGAGATAATTACAACTGAGCAAATTTTTGGGTATGAAAACAATACTGATGGATTTTATTATTGTAAAATTAGAAAAAAAGATAAGTAA
- a CDS encoding alanine--tRNA ligase-related protein, translating to MNNEQIELLWTNLKKQDNKVMIPLTKFHGYQQMTDNGTVVALFNEAGHPVEQLNGVGFIAFDHTVFYALGGGQISDTGVLIKDKHKIMVFDLNKQIYKKVYLHLVDTQGATINLNDTLEQKIDTERRIKLTKNHTAQHLLSYLIEQILNDGEITDSVQIRIDYALLAMNKVDNWLNIILAARQKIINDLINHDIAKIEHQMPIAEAVKLTIAHPNFEYDPIVRVVEFPTATIDLCGGTHVNNLQEIDFFEIWDCWADKKKIRMQFSTNKETTQAYFTNWINQKRSGLEQSVKKISGYDSTFTFMIPDFPVPTTLIEKNNLNLEIEKLEKELNEIAKVKYKQLLQTIEETTFPVKTTAINNNLTVEEIIINDKKITLELVRNKLNKYLQEYQNTLIIFVNATLKYGFISFTKKNQTNFNLNNFLQTNKEHFKITGGGTPFFISFTYQNEINSFLEQLLTALRK from the coding sequence ATGAATAATGAACAAATTGAATTATTATGAACTAACTTAAAAAAACAAGATAACAAAGTTATGATTCCCCTAACAAAATTTCATGGGTATCAACAAATGACCGACAACGGAACTGTTGTAGCTCTCTTTAATGAAGCGGGGCACCCCGTTGAACAATTAAATGGAGTTGGTTTTATTGCCTTTGACCATACTGTTTTTTATGCTCTTGGTGGGGGTCAAATTTCAGATACTGGTGTTTTAATTAAAGATAAGCATAAAATTATGGTTTTTGATCTTAATAAGCAAATCTATAAAAAAGTATATCTTCATCTTGTTGATACACAAGGAGCAACAATCAATCTTAACGATACTTTAGAACAAAAAATTGACACAGAACGTCGCATTAAACTTACAAAAAACCATACTGCCCAACATCTCTTATCATATCTTATTGAACAAATTTTAAATGATGGTGAAATAACAGATTCAGTTCAAATTAGAATTGATTATGCTTTATTAGCAATGAATAAAGTTGATAATTGATTAAATATTATTTTAGCAGCGCGTCAGAAAATTATTAATGATTTAATTAACCATGATATTGCTAAAATTGAACATCAAATGCCAATTGCTGAAGCAGTAAAATTAACAATTGCACATCCAAATTTTGAATATGATCCAATTGTTCGGGTAGTTGAATTCCCTACTGCCACAATTGATTTATGTGGTGGAACGCATGTTAATAATCTACAAGAAATTGATTTTTTTGAAATTTGAGATTGTTGAGCGGATAAAAAGAAAATTCGAATGCAATTTTCAACGAATAAGGAAACAACACAAGCATACTTTACCAACTGAATTAACCAAAAAAGAAGCGGTTTAGAACAAAGTGTAAAAAAAATTAGTGGTTATGATTCAACCTTTACTTTTATGATTCCTGATTTTCCTGTACCAACAACCTTAATTGAAAAAAACAATTTGAACCTTGAAATTGAAAAATTAGAAAAGGAATTAAATGAAATAGCAAAAGTAAAATATAAGCAATTATTACAAACCATTGAAGAAACTACTTTTCCGGTTAAAACAACTGCTATTAATAATAACCTAACAGTGGAAGAAATTATTATTAATGATAAAAAAATAACTCTTGAATTAGTTCGTAATAAATTAAACAAATATTTGCAAGAGTATCAAAATACCTTAATTATTTTTGTTAATGCAACCTTAAAATATGGTTTTATTAGTTTTACTAAAAAAAATCAAACTAACTTTAATCTTAATAATTTCTTGCAAACAAATAAGGAACATTTTAAAATTACTGGTGGTGGAACCCCATTCTTTATTAGTTTTACATATCAAAATGAAATTAATTCATTTTTAGAACAATTGTTAACAGCTCTAAGAAAATAA
- a CDS encoding CPBP family intramembrane glutamic endopeptidase, giving the protein MNNNENVYNNFKRPWYELKPTLVDRASPFDFKLVNIRNTGYIFIGTAIFAPFFISILISYLFTHNEYALVGMNFISWIIVAVGSYFVIGGAQNEIMRSGAIAFYYFYFIPNMVGLIIGIIAKSFQPSASALTTINLLTSLLAAGITIFITYKTSPFIFKKIKLTFKQDYKRLLLVGLIAIIVVFLFNFIFGYLQSLITSTPSKNQENLVKGLGKWWNIVILSIYTVFVAPIIEELACRHGIFSLTGNKWIAFVASTIFFAGMHVTSTGDWEHIMGYLGAALALGMLFMVVYGNVTYNIIAHGGLNCITTILIITAPSFLTR; this is encoded by the coding sequence ATGAATAACAATGAAAATGTTTATAATAATTTTAAAAGACCATGATATGAATTAAAACCAACCTTAGTTGATCGTGCTTCACCATTTGATTTTAAATTAGTTAATATTCGTAATACTGGTTATATTTTTATCGGAACAGCAATCTTTGCACCATTTTTTATTAGCATTTTAATTTCATATTTATTTACTCATAATGAATATGCTTTAGTCGGAATGAACTTTATTAGTTGAATTATCGTTGCTGTTGGTTCTTATTTTGTAATTGGTGGCGCTCAGAACGAAATTATGCGTTCTGGTGCAATTGCATTTTATTATTTTTATTTTATTCCTAATATGGTTGGTTTAATAATTGGTATCATTGCTAAGTCATTTCAGCCATCTGCTTCTGCTTTAACAACAATTAATTTATTAACAAGTTTACTTGCTGCTGGGATAACGATTTTTATTACTTACAAAACTTCACCCTTTATTTTTAAAAAAATTAAATTAACTTTTAAACAAGATTATAAACGCTTGCTGTTGGTTGGTTTAATTGCAATTATTGTCGTTTTTCTTTTTAATTTTATTTTTGGTTATTTACAATCATTAATAACATCAACTCCATCAAAGAACCAAGAGAATTTAGTTAAAGGTCTTGGTAAGTGATGGAACATTGTGATTTTATCGATTTATACGGTTTTTGTTGCACCGATTATTGAGGAATTAGCTTGCCGACATGGAATTTTTAGTTTAACGGGGAACAAATGAATTGCTTTTGTTGCTTCGACAATTTTCTTTGCTGGAATGCATGTTACTTCGACTGGTGATTGAGAACACATTATGGGTTATTTAGGAGCAGCATTAGCATTAGGAATGTTGTTTATGGTTGTTTATGGAAATGTAACTTATAATATTATTGCACATGGGGGGTTAAATTGTATTACTACCATTTTAATTATTACAGCTCCGAGTTTTTTAACTAGATAA